A genomic segment from Brevundimonas sp. SORGH_AS_0993 encodes:
- a CDS encoding type VI secretion protein ImpB: protein MERADTQPEDQANLRWLFVDLNAFFASVEQQMNPAWRGKPVIVRPAMSEYTGAIAASYESKAWGVHTGMRVADARKLCPGLIVAEARPDLYVQIHKRIMAEIDRHVPVWKVGSIDECSCELIGPERREANAVALARRIQTGILENVGQCLRSSVGLAPSRFLAKTACGMKKPAGLTVLRANELPGPLLDLPLSKYPGIGSRMRLRLEAAGVTDTAGLWTMSARQARAVWNSIEGERIWRGLHGLDSEPTPEKPPASISHSHVLAQAMRTPDKARAVARRLVVKCGARLRRMGLTGASLTLHLDMGPKATPRSDRRGWETAALSRAVSPTQDTFVLLAALDALWRQVEPEIETGRLSYVGVGVHGLKARDAFEADLFSPGPDQDGDAPSLRLSRALDALNRRYGKDTVSIGPKAGLPEFIGAKIAFTRIPEAEDFWE, encoded by the coding sequence ATGGAGCGGGCGGATACACAGCCGGAAGACCAGGCGAACCTCCGCTGGCTGTTCGTCGATCTGAACGCCTTCTTCGCCAGCGTCGAACAGCAGATGAACCCGGCCTGGCGCGGCAAGCCGGTCATCGTGCGGCCGGCGATGAGCGAATACACCGGCGCCATCGCCGCCAGCTATGAGAGCAAGGCGTGGGGCGTTCACACCGGGATGCGGGTCGCCGACGCTCGCAAACTGTGCCCCGGCCTGATCGTCGCCGAGGCGCGGCCGGACCTCTACGTCCAGATTCACAAACGGATCATGGCCGAGATCGACCGCCATGTTCCGGTGTGGAAGGTCGGCTCAATCGACGAATGTTCATGCGAACTGATCGGCCCTGAACGACGCGAGGCGAACGCCGTCGCCCTGGCCCGTCGCATCCAGACGGGCATTTTGGAGAATGTCGGCCAGTGTCTGCGGTCGTCCGTGGGACTGGCGCCGTCGCGGTTTCTGGCCAAGACGGCCTGCGGCATGAAGAAGCCCGCCGGCCTGACGGTGCTGCGCGCCAACGAACTGCCCGGTCCTTTACTGGACCTGCCGCTGTCGAAATATCCGGGCATAGGATCGCGGATGCGTCTGCGTCTGGAGGCGGCGGGCGTGACCGACACGGCCGGTCTGTGGACCATGAGCGCCAGACAGGCCCGCGCCGTCTGGAACAGCATCGAGGGCGAACGCATCTGGCGCGGCCTGCATGGGCTGGACAGCGAGCCGACGCCCGAAAAACCGCCCGCCTCCATCAGCCACAGCCACGTCCTGGCCCAGGCCATGCGGACCCCGGACAAGGCGCGCGCGGTGGCCCGGCGGCTGGTGGTCAAATGCGGGGCGCGGCTGCGGCGGATGGGCCTGACCGGGGCCAGCCTGACCCTGCATCTGGACATGGGGCCGAAGGCGACGCCGCGAAGCGATCGACGGGGCTGGGAGACGGCGGCCCTGAGCCGCGCCGTGTCGCCGACCCAGGACACCTTTGTCCTGTTGGCCGCGCTGGACGCTCTATGGCGCCAGGTGGAGCCCGAGATCGAGACGGGACGCCTCAGCTATGTCGGCGTCGGCGTACACGGGCTGAAAGCCCGCGACGCCTTCGAGGCGGACCTCTTCTCGCCCGGCCCGGACCAGGATGGCGACGCCCCCTCCCTGCGTTTGTCCCGGGCGCTGGACGCCCTCAATCGTCGCTACGGCAAGGACACGGTCAGCATCGGACCCAAGGCGGGCCTGCCGGAGTTCATCGGCGCCAAGATCGCCTTCACCCGCATCCCCGAGGCGGAGGATTTCTGGGAGTAG
- a CDS encoding adenosine deaminase translates to MTDLATYIAGLPKAELHLHIEGSLEPELMFELAQRNGVSIPYDSVEAVRAAYDFSNLQDFLDIYYAGAAVLLTRRDFEDLAFAYFQRAAADNVRHAEIFFDPQTHTDRGVPFGVVVEGLIAGMDRAKAELGVSSGLILSFLRHLTEDEAFATLEAAKPYLHHFIGVGLDSSEVGHPPSKFQRVFAAARDLGLKLCAHAGEEGPPAYVHEALDLLHIDRMDHGNRSMEDDALVERLVREQMTLTVCPLSNLKLCVVDDLKDHPVPEMLRRGLHVTLNSDDPSYFGGYVNDNYSRLAEAVDLTREQVTLLAKNSFEGSFLGKAEKAAFIAEVDTYAQR, encoded by the coding sequence ATGACTGACCTCGCCACCTATATCGCCGGCCTGCCAAAGGCCGAACTGCATCTGCATATAGAGGGCAGTCTTGAGCCGGAGCTGATGTTCGAACTGGCCCAGCGCAACGGCGTCTCCATCCCCTACGACAGTGTCGAGGCGGTGCGGGCGGCCTACGACTTTTCGAACCTGCAGGACTTTCTGGACATCTATTACGCGGGCGCGGCGGTGCTGCTGACGCGCCGGGACTTCGAGGATCTGGCCTTCGCCTATTTCCAGCGGGCGGCGGCGGACAATGTGCGCCACGCCGAGATTTTCTTCGATCCGCAGACGCACACCGATCGCGGCGTGCCGTTCGGCGTGGTGGTCGAGGGGCTGATCGCGGGCATGGACAGGGCCAAGGCGGAGTTGGGCGTAAGCTCGGGCCTGATCCTCAGCTTCCTGCGCCACCTGACCGAGGACGAGGCGTTTGCGACGCTGGAGGCGGCCAAGCCCTATCTGCATCATTTCATCGGCGTGGGGCTGGATTCCTCGGAGGTCGGTCATCCGCCGTCCAAGTTCCAGCGCGTCTTCGCCGCCGCCCGCGACCTGGGCCTGAAACTGTGCGCCCACGCCGGCGAGGAAGGCCCGCCCGCCTATGTGCATGAGGCGCTGGATCTGTTGCACATCGACCGGATGGACCATGGCAACCGCTCGATGGAGGATGACGCACTGGTCGAACGTCTGGTCCGCGAGCAGATGACCCTGACCGTCTGCCCGCTGTCGAACCTGAAGCTTTGCGTGGTCGACGACCTGAAGGACCATCCCGTGCCCGAGATGTTGCGTCGGGGCCTGCACGTCACCCTGAACTCGGACGACCCGTCCTATTTCGGCGGATACGTGAACGACAACTACAGCCGGTTGGCCGAAGCGGTCGACCTGACGCGCGAGCAGGTGACGCTGTTGGCGAAGAACAGTTTCGAGGGGTCGTTCCTGGGCAAGGCGGAGAAGGCGGCGTTCATCGCCGAAGTGGACACCTACGCGCAGCGCTGA
- a CDS encoding type II toxin-antitoxin system VapC family toxin: MIVIDASVVITALLPEAESPIARSFIANEVCVAPDLIIIECVNALWKNVKLNRILVAEAEIALETLPNLGISLMAGRELADRAFELAVALDHPAYDCFYLALAESQNAPLFTQDGRFLRKMQGSGVSKADVRLLDSVNQ, translated from the coding sequence GTGATTGTGATCGACGCCAGCGTCGTCATCACCGCTCTTTTGCCCGAGGCCGAAAGCCCAATCGCCAGGTCGTTCATAGCGAACGAAGTCTGCGTCGCGCCCGATCTTATCATCATCGAATGCGTCAACGCACTTTGGAAGAACGTCAAACTGAACCGCATTCTGGTCGCAGAGGCCGAGATCGCTCTGGAAACCTTGCCGAACCTCGGCATCAGCCTGATGGCGGGACGAGAGCTGGCCGATCGCGCCTTCGAACTGGCCGTCGCCTTGGATCATCCCGCTTACGATTGCTTCTATCTCGCTCTGGCGGAAAGCCAGAACGCACCACTTTTCACCCAAGACGGACGCTTCCTGCGCAAGATGCAAGGCTCAGGGGTGTCAAAAGCGGACGTGCGTCTGCTCGACTCGGTAAACCAATGA
- the argS gene encoding arginine--tRNA ligase yields MSDLKTVLSEAVAAAFAAEGVDAALARVTPSDRPDLADFQSNGALAAAKALKANPRELAGRIAERLSADPRFASVEVAGPGFINLKIADAALAERAEEVAADADHAGAAVVADPRRVVIDFGGPNVAKPMHVGHLRSAIIGESLKRLFRFRGDHVTGDAHFGDWGFQMGLLIVACGDEKLADAFMAEGDGPFPAESPVTLADLDRLYPLAAGKAKEDPAFRDRARKATAELQNGRPGYRALWRHFVAVSREALKREYGDLSVDFDLWNGESDADPLMPEMLAHLKDTDLLVEDDGAQVVHVAKPGETRKKKLADGSVVEAPSPPPLLVISSEGSAMYGTTDLATILDRKKTLSPDLILYVVDERQAEHFEQVFRAAYLAGYAPEKSLEHLGFGTMNGQDGKPFKTRAGGVLKLRDLIDQATDKARERLHEAKLGDDLSSEEFEAIAHKVAIAALKFADLSNARTTSYVFDLDRFMSFEGKTGPYLLYQSVRIKSLLRKGAEQGLTRGAIVIAEPAERDLALTLDAFSTAVSDAYDKRMPHLVAEHAYRVAQSFSKFYAACPVLVAPDEVTKRSRLALSAAALGQLEIALNLLGIDTPERM; encoded by the coding sequence ATGTCCGATCTGAAGACCGTCCTCAGCGAAGCGGTCGCCGCCGCCTTCGCCGCCGAAGGCGTGGACGCCGCCCTGGCCCGCGTCACACCGTCCGACCGTCCCGACCTGGCCGACTTCCAGTCGAACGGCGCCCTGGCCGCCGCCAAGGCGCTGAAGGCCAATCCGCGCGAACTGGCGGGCAGGATCGCCGAACGCCTGTCGGCCGATCCGCGTTTCGCCTCGGTCGAGGTCGCGGGGCCGGGCTTCATCAACCTGAAGATCGCCGACGCGGCCCTGGCTGAACGCGCCGAGGAAGTGGCGGCGGACGCCGATCACGCGGGCGCAGCGGTGGTCGCCGATCCCCGCCGGGTGGTCATCGATTTTGGCGGCCCGAACGTGGCCAAGCCGATGCACGTCGGCCATCTGCGCAGCGCCATCATCGGCGAGAGCCTGAAACGTCTGTTCCGTTTCCGCGGCGATCACGTCACCGGCGACGCCCACTTCGGCGACTGGGGCTTCCAGATGGGTCTGCTGATCGTGGCCTGCGGCGATGAAAAACTGGCCGACGCCTTCATGGCCGAGGGCGATGGCCCCTTCCCGGCCGAAAGCCCGGTGACCCTGGCCGACCTGGACCGGCTGTATCCGCTGGCGGCCGGCAAGGCCAAGGAAGATCCGGCCTTCCGCGACCGCGCGAGGAAGGCGACGGCGGAACTGCAGAACGGCCGCCCTGGGTACCGCGCCCTGTGGCGACACTTCGTGGCGGTCAGCCGCGAGGCGCTGAAGCGGGAATACGGCGACCTGTCGGTCGATTTCGACCTGTGGAACGGCGAGAGCGACGCCGATCCCCTGATGCCGGAAATGCTGGCGCACCTGAAAGACACGGACCTGCTGGTCGAGGACGACGGCGCCCAGGTCGTCCACGTCGCCAAGCCGGGCGAGACCCGCAAGAAGAAGCTGGCCGACGGCTCGGTGGTCGAGGCGCCCTCGCCCCCGCCGCTGTTGGTCATCAGTTCGGAAGGCTCAGCCATGTACGGCACGACCGACCTGGCGACGATCCTGGACCGCAAGAAGACCCTCTCGCCCGACCTGATCCTGTACGTCGTCGACGAACGTCAGGCCGAGCATTTCGAACAGGTGTTCCGCGCCGCCTATCTGGCCGGCTACGCCCCCGAGAAGTCGCTGGAGCATCTGGGCTTCGGCACCATGAACGGTCAGGACGGCAAGCCGTTCAAGACCCGCGCGGGCGGGGTTCTGAAGCTGCGCGACCTGATCGATCAGGCGACGGACAAGGCGCGCGAGCGCCTGCACGAGGCCAAGCTGGGCGACGACCTGTCGTCCGAAGAATTCGAGGCCATCGCGCACAAGGTGGCCATCGCCGCCCTGAAGTTCGCCGACCTGTCGAATGCGCGCACGACCAGCTACGTCTTCGATCTCGACCGCTTCATGAGCTTCGAGGGCAAGACGGGGCCGTATCTGCTGTATCAGTCGGTGCGGATCAAATCCCTGCTGAGGAAGGGCGCCGAACAGGGCCTGACGCGCGGCGCCATCGTCATCGCCGAACCAGCCGAACGCGACCTGGCCCTGACGCTGGACGCCTTCTCCACGGCCGTTTCGGACGCCTACGACAAGCGGATGCCGCACCTGGTGGCGGAACACGCCTATCGCGTGGCCCAGTCGTTCTCGAAATTCTACGCCGCCTGCCCCGTGCTGGTGGCGCCGGACGAAGTGACGAAACGCTCGCGCCTGGCCCTGTCGGCCGCGGCGCTCGGCCAGCTTGAGATCGCGCTGAACCTGTTGGGAATCGACACGCCGGAGCGGATGTAG
- a CDS encoding Tat pathway signal sequence domain protein, with product MRRVLSALAALAVAVSVLPTAADAQSSRQRGGNRPSGQSASGQDVDAPKPQRFAPLRNRVNAGPCPYVKILYDAARYVELEGGRAAVSNVGYTGELEGVTADCAYRETQPIRLDIGMLFRLGRGPQATGEQKTYRYWIAVTERNSAVLTKEYFDLPVNFDGERTAAVTEERTITIPRATATTSGGNFEVLIGFDVTPEMAEFNRSGSRFRVNAGTTAATPAPAATPPSSE from the coding sequence ATGCGTCGCGTTCTGTCCGCCCTCGCCGCCCTTGCGGTCGCTGTCTCCGTTCTTCCCACTGCGGCCGACGCCCAGTCCAGCCGGCAGCGCGGCGGCAATCGGCCCAGCGGTCAGAGCGCATCGGGCCAAGACGTCGATGCGCCCAAGCCGCAACGGTTCGCCCCCCTTCGCAATCGCGTCAACGCGGGCCCCTGCCCCTATGTGAAAATTCTCTACGACGCCGCGCGCTACGTCGAACTGGAAGGCGGGCGCGCCGCCGTCTCCAACGTGGGCTACACTGGCGAACTGGAAGGCGTGACGGCCGACTGCGCCTATCGCGAGACCCAGCCGATTCGTCTGGACATCGGCATGCTGTTCCGCTTGGGCCGCGGGCCTCAGGCGACGGGCGAGCAGAAGACCTATCGCTACTGGATCGCCGTGACCGAACGAAACAGCGCCGTCCTGACCAAGGAATATTTCGACCTGCCGGTGAACTTCGATGGCGAACGCACGGCGGCCGTCACGGAAGAGCGGACCATCACCATCCCGCGCGCCACGGCCACCACCAGCGGCGGCAATTTCGAGGTGCTGATCGGGTTCGACGTCACGCCTGAAATGGCCGAGTTCAACCGCTCGGGCAGCCGATTCCGCGTCAACGCGGGCACGACCGCGGCGACGCCCGCACCCGCCGCCACCCCGCCTTCGAGCGAATAA
- a CDS encoding PaaI family thioesterase, giving the protein MTDAIDIAALSGVEQLRLSISGSFVAPIARSVGFELVEIEEGRVLFEGVPTAAFYNPLGTVHGGWMATLLDSACGCVVHSMLRPGQTYTTLELKTVFHKALTAGIPVRAEGRIVQMGRRAGFAEADLKGVDGKLYATATSTCLVMAR; this is encoded by the coding sequence ATGACCGACGCCATCGACATCGCCGCCCTGTCCGGGGTCGAGCAGTTGCGCCTGAGTATCAGCGGGAGCTTCGTCGCGCCCATCGCCCGCTCGGTCGGCTTCGAACTGGTCGAAATCGAAGAGGGCCGCGTCCTGTTCGAGGGCGTGCCGACCGCAGCCTTCTACAACCCGCTGGGCACGGTGCATGGGGGCTGGATGGCGACCCTGCTGGATTCGGCATGCGGATGCGTGGTCCATTCCATGCTGCGGCCCGGCCAAACCTATACGACGCTGGAACTGAAGACGGTCTTCCACAAGGCGTTGACGGCCGGGATTCCGGTGCGGGCGGAGGGACGCATCGTCCAGATGGGCCGCCGCGCCGGTTTCGCCGAGGCCGACCTGAAGGGCGTGGATGGAAAGCTGTACGCCACCGCCACCTCCACCTGTCTGGTGATGGCGCGCTGA
- a CDS encoding DUF3035 domain-containing protein, with amino-acid sequence MRIRSVAVLTLAASAALAVSACGSLKQGIGLTKVVPDEFVTVSTAPLTVPPEYGLRPPAPGQPRPQELAPESAARQILLGQRQAVTRTAGEQVLVAQAGAEQADPLARYVVDDEFGDIAHKDESFADRLMFWRKNEPSTQAPTTRQTANGETTIDATTEAARLQALTGGQPITIQPRRNTGFKLPGL; translated from the coding sequence ATGCGTATCCGCAGCGTCGCCGTCCTGACCCTCGCCGCCTCCGCCGCGCTCGCCGTGTCCGCCTGCGGCAGCCTGAAGCAAGGCATCGGCCTGACCAAGGTCGTGCCCGACGAGTTCGTTACCGTCTCCACCGCCCCGCTGACGGTGCCGCCCGAATACGGCCTGCGTCCGCCGGCGCCGGGCCAGCCGCGTCCGCAGGAACTGGCGCCCGAAAGCGCCGCCCGTCAGATTCTGCTGGGTCAACGCCAGGCCGTGACCCGCACCGCCGGCGAACAGGTCCTGGTCGCCCAGGCCGGCGCCGAGCAGGCCGATCCCCTGGCCCGCTACGTCGTCGACGACGAGTTCGGCGACATCGCCCACAAGGACGAAAGCTTCGCCGACCGCCTGATGTTCTGGCGCAAGAACGAGCCTTCGACCCAGGCGCCGACCACGCGCCAGACCGCCAACGGTGAGACCACCATCGACGCGACGACCGAGGCCGCGCGCCTGCAGGCCCTGACCGGCGGCCAGCCGATCACGATCCAGCCGCGCCGCAACACCGGCTTCAAGCTGCCGGGCCTCTAA
- the lspA gene encoding signal peptidase II: protein MKITRIALTAYVFALLIIVLDQLSKAWVLSLADASSIHQIPLGYVFAEILPPYLRFTFVQNTGVSFGLFGGGEARWGLTLFSILVSAGLAWWATTTNRRLLITAIGFVMGGALGNVIDRVRFGYVVDFIDFSGTGVFPWVFNIADSAITIGVVLLILDSLLSDNAAKVGAAPEKS from the coding sequence ATGAAGATCACCCGCATCGCCCTGACGGCCTATGTTTTCGCCCTTCTGATCATCGTTCTGGATCAACTGTCCAAGGCCTGGGTGCTGAGCCTGGCGGACGCTTCGTCCATCCACCAGATTCCGCTGGGCTATGTGTTCGCCGAAATCCTGCCGCCCTATCTGCGGTTCACCTTCGTCCAGAACACCGGCGTCAGCTTCGGCCTGTTCGGCGGCGGCGAGGCGCGCTGGGGCCTGACCCTCTTCTCCATCCTGGTCTCGGCCGGCCTGGCCTGGTGGGCGACCACCACCAATCGCCGCCTGCTGATCACCGCCATCGGCTTCGTCATGGGCGGGGCGCTGGGCAACGTCATCGACCGGGTGCGGTTCGGCTATGTGGTCGACTTCATCGACTTCTCGGGCACAGGCGTATTTCCCTGGGTGTTCAACATCGCCGACAGCGCCATCACCATCGGCGTCGTGCTGCTGATTCTGGACAGCCTCCTGTCGGACAACGCCGCCAAGGTTGGCGCGGCCCCCGAAAAGTCGTAA
- the xseA gene encoding exodeoxyribonuclease VII large subunit — MSDDYVFEGPAEAPAPRDNNPPLSISELSFALKRTLEDRFGHVRLRGEISKVNRHASGHVYLTLKDDKSAIDGVVWKGSTRGLGVQPEAGLEVIVTGKITSYPARSSYQIVIESMEAAGAGALLAQLERLKVRLREEGLFEPGRKKPLPAFPAVIGVITSPTGAVIRDVLHRIAERWPCRVIVWPVVVQGEAACGQVSHAIRGFDSLTDASPVPRPDLLIVARGGGSVEDLWCFNDEGLARTVAAARIPIISAVGHETDTTLIDFVSDRRAPTPTGAAEMATPVLADLRYAVADMDRRMVQAGGRLIEDRRTRLRAVARGLPTRPEDLLALAQQRLDHAASRLGSGLHRNVALHERHLAVTAGKLSPALLRTRIERGQDRLRGAGDRLGAALQAGVARGERRLLQIAARLSPEPLHRRLDQREARLHAVGARLDGVIPRRMQRETDRLAALSRALTTLDPARPKPGFARVEDADGGWIAAAARLAPGQAVRLVFGDGARGATIDGGEGQVETNPAPRAAPRPAPRPRPSTTDQGDLF; from the coding sequence ATGAGCGACGACTATGTGTTCGAAGGCCCAGCCGAGGCCCCCGCCCCGCGCGACAACAATCCGCCGCTGTCGATCTCGGAACTATCCTTCGCGTTGAAGCGCACGCTGGAGGATCGGTTCGGCCATGTGCGGCTGAGGGGCGAGATCTCCAAGGTCAACCGCCACGCCTCGGGCCACGTCTATCTGACGCTGAAGGACGACAAGTCGGCCATCGACGGCGTGGTGTGGAAGGGATCGACGCGCGGCCTGGGGGTGCAGCCCGAGGCGGGGCTGGAGGTCATCGTGACCGGCAAGATCACCTCCTACCCCGCGCGGTCGTCCTACCAGATCGTGATCGAAAGCATGGAGGCGGCCGGGGCCGGCGCCCTCTTGGCCCAGCTGGAGCGGCTGAAGGTCCGCCTGCGCGAGGAAGGTCTGTTCGAGCCGGGCCGCAAGAAACCCCTGCCCGCCTTCCCCGCCGTCATCGGCGTGATCACCAGCCCGACGGGCGCGGTGATCCGCGACGTGCTGCACCGGATCGCCGAACGCTGGCCCTGTCGCGTCATCGTCTGGCCCGTGGTCGTTCAGGGCGAGGCGGCCTGCGGTCAAGTGTCCCATGCAATTCGCGGCTTCGATTCACTGACAGACGCCAGCCCTGTTCCCCGCCCCGACCTGCTGATCGTCGCGCGTGGCGGCGGGTCGGTCGAGGATTTGTGGTGTTTCAACGACGAGGGTCTGGCCCGGACGGTGGCGGCCGCGCGCATCCCGATCATCTCGGCCGTGGGGCACGAGACGGACACGACCCTGATCGACTTCGTGTCGGATCGCCGTGCGCCCACCCCGACCGGCGCGGCCGAAATGGCGACGCCTGTGCTGGCGGACCTGCGCTACGCTGTGGCGGACATGGACCGGCGCATGGTGCAGGCGGGCGGGCGGCTGATCGAGGATCGGCGCACGCGGCTGCGGGCCGTGGCGCGCGGCCTGCCGACGCGGCCCGAGGACCTGCTGGCGCTGGCGCAGCAGCGACTGGATCACGCCGCCAGCCGCCTGGGATCGGGGCTGCACCGCAATGTCGCCCTGCACGAACGTCATCTGGCGGTGACGGCGGGCAAGCTGAGCCCGGCCCTGCTTCGCACACGGATCGAGCGGGGCCAGGACCGGCTGCGGGGCGCCGGCGACCGACTGGGCGCGGCGCTTCAGGCGGGCGTGGCGCGCGGCGAGCGACGGCTGTTGCAGATCGCCGCCCGCTTGTCGCCCGAGCCGCTGCACCGGCGGCTGGATCAGCGCGAGGCGCGCCTTCACGCCGTCGGCGCGCGCCTGGACGGGGTCATCCCGCGTCGGATGCAGCGCGAGACCGACCGTCTGGCCGCCCTGTCGCGCGCACTGACCACCCTGGACCCGGCCCGCCCCAAGCCCGGCTTCGCCCGTGTCGAGGATGCGGACGGCGGCTGGATCGCCGCGGCCGCCAGACTGGCGCCGGGTCAGGCGGTGCGTCTGGTGTTCGGCGACGGGGCGCGCGGCGCCACCATCGACGGCGGCGAAGGCCAGGTCGAAACCAACCCCGCGCCGCGTGCCGCCCCCCGGCCCGCCCCGCGCCCCAGGCCGTCGACGACGGATCAGGGCGACCTGTTCTGA
- the purD gene encoding phosphoribosylamine--glycine ligase produces MNILLVGSGGREHALAWKIAQSPLVKRLVAAPGNPGMEKLCELRAVKADDAEGLAALAHEIGADLVVVGPEVALAAGLADRLAAAGVPCFGPTAKAAQLETSKAFSKAFLDRHGIPTAGYGVYETVKDAKAALEAFRPPYVIKADGLAAGKGVAISPDRPDAEAEIERMLGGRFGAAGARVVIEEFMDGEEGSLFALCDGKQALLFGGAQDHKRAFDGDMGPNTGGMGAYSPAPVFTDDLVRQADEQIVQPTISHMADEGAPYRGVLYAGLMATQDGPKVVEFNARFGDPECQVLMMRFAGDIVPYLLACARGDVSGLPAPVFKPQTVICVVMAAKGYPDSPLEGSIIRGVDQDFGPHVQVFHAGTKRRDDGQLAAAGGRVLNVCAEGDDIAQARERAYAAVRRIDWPGGFNRSDIGWRALERD; encoded by the coding sequence ATGAACATTCTTCTCGTCGGATCGGGCGGCCGCGAACACGCCCTGGCCTGGAAGATCGCCCAGTCGCCCCTGGTCAAACGCCTGGTCGCCGCGCCGGGCAATCCGGGCATGGAGAAGCTGTGCGAGCTTCGGGCCGTCAAGGCCGACGATGCCGAGGGACTGGCGGCCCTGGCGCACGAAATCGGCGCCGATCTGGTTGTGGTGGGACCGGAAGTCGCCCTGGCCGCCGGTCTGGCCGACCGTCTGGCGGCAGCGGGCGTCCCGTGTTTCGGCCCCACGGCCAAGGCGGCCCAGCTGGAAACCTCCAAGGCATTCTCCAAGGCGTTCCTGGACCGGCACGGCATCCCCACGGCGGGCTATGGCGTCTATGAGACGGTCAAGGACGCCAAGGCGGCCCTGGAAGCCTTCCGCCCCCCTTATGTCATCAAGGCCGACGGCCTGGCTGCCGGCAAGGGCGTGGCCATCAGCCCCGACCGCCCGGATGCCGAGGCCGAGATCGAACGGATGCTGGGCGGTCGGTTCGGCGCCGCCGGCGCCCGCGTCGTGATCGAAGAATTCATGGACGGCGAAGAAGGCTCACTGTTCGCCCTGTGCGACGGGAAACAGGCCCTGCTGTTCGGCGGCGCCCAGGACCACAAGCGCGCCTTCGACGGCGACATGGGCCCCAACACTGGCGGCATGGGCGCCTATTCCCCGGCGCCGGTCTTCACCGACGACCTGGTGCGGCAGGCGGACGAGCAGATCGTCCAACCGACCATCAGTCATATGGCCGACGAGGGCGCCCCCTATCGCGGGGTTCTCTACGCCGGTCTGATGGCGACCCAGGACGGGCCGAAGGTGGTGGAGTTCAACGCCCGCTTCGGCGACCCGGAATGCCAGGTGCTGATGATGCGGTTCGCCGGCGACATCGTGCCCTACCTGCTGGCCTGCGCGCGCGGCGACGTCTCGGGCCTGCCGGCCCCGGTCTTCAAGCCGCAGACCGTGATCTGCGTGGTCATGGCCGCCAAGGGCTACCCCGACAGCCCGCTGGAGGGTTCCATCATCCGCGGCGTCGATCAGGACTTCGGCCCGCACGTCCAGGTTTTCCATGCTGGGACAAAACGCCGCGACGACGGGCAACTGGCGGCCGCCGGCGGGCGCGTTCTGAACGTCTGCGCCGAGGGCGACGACATCGCCCAGGCCCGCGAACGCGCCTATGCCGCCGTCCGCAGGATCGACTGGCCGGGCGGCTTCAACCGCTCCGACATCGGCTGGCGCGCGCTGGAGCGGGACTGA